Part of the Woronichinia naegeliana WA131 genome, TGTTGCAAATCTGTTCTACTGTTGGTATTTTTTCTAGTCCAAACAACCTCTGAGCATTATCTCGCCCACAACGGCTGTTAAGCTGACGTTGGTACTCTAAAAATGACTCATTTTGCATAAAAAAGGCGGCAAATGCCCCCAGTATCGCCTCTCTTAGACTATATTTCGTTGCATTACTAACCGAACGGGGGTCATCTATCTTCCCAATGACCTCGTTTAAACAGTGAACGATTCCGTCAAAACTTAGGTCGTTTACTTCCATCTTTCTCTCTGCAAAATCAGTAGACACTTTTCTCTTTATTCATAACTTCCTATAGGTCAAAGTTTTTCTGTCTCTATTTATACCATTTGAATTTGGAATTGCTGATTGATGACACGCCCTAACGAACCGTTTCCAAACTTTCGATTTTCTTAGTAAATAATTCCGTAAATAGACTCATAACGGTACGTTTTTCTCGGACTTTGATATTCGCGGTGATTGACATCCCTGACTGAAGGAGAATTTTACGATCTTCGGTTTTTAGATATTGATGATCCATCTTGATTTTGACCGGAAAACGATAATAACGGTGATTTTCATCAGGAGGAAGCGCGTCAGAGCCAATCGTATCCACTTTTCCCTTAATCTCTCCAAACTCGCTATAGGGAAAAGAATCAATGCGAACTTCTGCCTTCATACCAGAGCGTACAAAACCAATATCCTTATTGGTGACATCCACTTCCGCCACTAAATAATCATCCGGAACAATTTTCAAAAGGGGAATGGTTTGGTTAGGAGGGGTTACATAGCCTGGCGTTGCCTTGAGATCAAAAACCGTACCATTAACGGGGGATTTAATAGCTTGATATTGCAACGTCACTTGGGAACGACTAATCTGACTATTGAGTTCATTAATTTTCTTCTTGTTCTCAACAATAATTTTTGTCAGTTGACTATCAATATCAGCAATTCTTTTCGTATTATCAGCAATGCGATCATAGACTTCTTTTTCCGTAACTGCTCCTGTGTTTACTAACCGCGCCTTAGCTTGATTAATGAGGGCATTGATCCGTTTTTTCTCCTCCTTCAGACGTTCAATTTCGGCTTCACGAGTTTGAATTTGCTGCCGTTGCTTATCATACTCCACTGAACCATTGATTTTCTCTTCAATCATTCTTTGGTTGCGATCATTGACCGATTGTTGTTGTTTATCGACCTGTAATTTAGCCAACGCTCCTTCTTCTAAGAGGGGTGTGACACTGCCTAAAATTCCTTTTTCAATGTTTAAACTTTTTTCAGCTTCGGCGATCGCCTTTTGATTACGAGAATTGAGATCGGCAAAGATCTTTTTATCATCAATTAACTGTCGTTGGCCTGAGTCAAGTTGTACTTGTGCCTGTTGTAATTGTTTTTGCAATTGTTCAATTTCCATCTGGGCCGCAATCACCCGCGATCGCAACTCAAAACGGGTCATGCGTAAGCGTGCTTCCTGTTCGGGCGTTAATTGGCCAATCGCCGCCGATTGACCATCCAAAAGCGTTTGATAGAGGCGATTTTCTTCTACCAAGGCCGTGCGATTTTTGGCGAGAGCCGCTATTTCCCATGGCAACCTGAGTTGGGAAATGGCCAGATCTAATTGGTTAGAACTGATCCCTTCTTGTAATACCGAATAGTAAAAAGCATTTTCTTGGAGCGTTGCCTGTTTAATCTTGCGGGCTGATTCTAAATCCGAAACGGTGGTAGTAGAGTCCATGATCACTAACGGCTGACCTTGGCGGACTCGCTCATTATCTTTGACTAAGACCGTTTTCACGACCCCATTAACAGGAGCCTGCACTTCTTTGACCGTATCCAACGGTTTGAGTTGTCCCGTTGCTGGAATCACTTCCTCCATTGTGGCCACATTGGCCCAGATCAGGGAAATGACCGTAACGCCCACAATGCCCCAAACTACCCCCCGTGACCAAACCGAGGACTGACGCAGAATCATGGATTGTTCCGTTGTCCAATGATCGGGAGTCGCTTTGATATTATTAGAAGCTTTAGGGGGAACCTCTCTTTCTTGCACGTCCGCTAAAGTACCATCATCCTCAACGGGAGGTTGAACTTTACCATTAGCTCGGCCATTAGGGGGGGAAAGACGATTAGTCATAGAAATTTATGAAAGATGAACAGAGGATAATTGTTTTTAAATTCAGGGTCGTACTACCCTGCAGTCTCCCATCTGAAGGGGGAGAAATAATGCCCAAAACTATTCAAAAGTTGTTTCTCCTTGCTGTTGGTAGAGATAGTAGTAGCGTCCTTTTAGGGCCATTAACTCCTCATGAGTTCCCTGCTCCACCACAGTCCCTCCA contains:
- a CDS encoding HlyD family efflux transporter periplasmic adaptor subunit, encoding MTNRLSPPNGRANGKVQPPVEDDGTLADVQEREVPPKASNNIKATPDHWTTEQSMILRQSSVWSRGVVWGIVGVTVISLIWANVATMEEVIPATGQLKPLDTVKEVQAPVNGVVKTVLVKDNERVRQGQPLVIMDSTTTVSDLESARKIKQATLQENAFYYSVLQEGISSNQLDLAISQLRLPWEIAALAKNRTALVEENRLYQTLLDGQSAAIGQLTPEQEARLRMTRFELRSRVIAAQMEIEQLQKQLQQAQVQLDSGQRQLIDDKKIFADLNSRNQKAIAEAEKSLNIEKGILGSVTPLLEEGALAKLQVDKQQQSVNDRNQRMIEEKINGSVEYDKQRQQIQTREAEIERLKEEKKRINALINQAKARLVNTGAVTEKEVYDRIADNTKRIADIDSQLTKIIVENKKKINELNSQISRSQVTLQYQAIKSPVNGTVFDLKATPGYVTPPNQTIPLLKIVPDDYLVAEVDVTNKDIGFVRSGMKAEVRIDSFPYSEFGEIKGKVDTIGSDALPPDENHRYYRFPVKIKMDHQYLKTEDRKILLQSGMSITANIKVREKRTVMSLFTELFTKKIESLETVR